The genomic region AATTAAAACAGCACCGATAACAAGATCACTTTCTTTAACATGCTCCTCAATATTAAGTGGATTTGACATTATCGTATGCACCCTACCGTCAAATAAGTCTTCAAGCTCTTGTAAGCGCTTAGGGTTAACATCAAGAATTGTGACATCTGCACCTAATCCCAAAGCAATTTTGGCAGCATTCGTTCCAGCTTGTCCACCACCAATAATTGTAACTTTACCTTTTTGAACACCTGGAATACCGCCTAGCAATATACCTAATCCACCGTTAAACCGTTGTAAGAATTGCGCCCCTATTTGTGCAGACATACGACCTGCTACTTCACTCATTGGTGTTAATAATGGTAATGAACGATCTGGTAATTGAACTGTTTCATAAGCAATAGCAATTACTTTATTTTTAATCAGTGCCTCAGTCAATTCTGGTTCATTCGCTAGATGTAAGTATGTGAATAAAATTAAATCTTCTCTAAAGAAATCATACTCTTCTTTTAAAGGCTCTTTGACTTTAATCACCATATCAACATCCCAAACTTTTGCTTGATCACTAATGATTTCTGCCCCAGCTTCGACGTAATCCTGGTCTTCAAAATAAGAACCTTCTCCAGCACCCTTTTGAACATAAACATGATGTCCAGCCTCTACTAATGCATGGACACCACTTGGTGATAAACCGACACGATTTTCGTTATTTTTAATTTCTGTAGGAATTCCAATTTTCATACTCCTAACACCTCCATGAATAATCATAACGCATCGTAAATGTAAGCGCAATCATACATGACTTTAAAGTAAAAGAAAATTATTAAACTAAAGATTTTTTATAGAAAAGTGTGCTATAATAAAAGTGAAAATAGAAAGGGGTTTTTGCTATGCTAATGTATAAAAATATTCTGATTGCCGTTGATGGTTCACACGAAGCAGAATGGGCTTTTAATAAAGCTGTAGCAGTAGCTAAAAGAAATGATGCCAAACTTACAATTATGAATGTCATCGATTCTAGAACGTATACTTCTTTTGAAGTTTATGATTCTAAATTCACTGAGAAATCAAAATCATTTGCAGAGAAGTTATTAGAGGGGTACCGAAAAGAAGCTGAACGAGAAGGCCTAAAAAATGTAGAAACATTTTTAGAGTTTGGCTCTCCTAAGTCAATCATCCCTAAAAAAGCAAATGAAGGTGCATTAGATATTGACTTGATTATGTGTGGTACTTCTGGACTTAATGCAGTAGAGCGCTTTATAGTAGGTTCGGTATCTGAAGCAATTGTACGACACGCTAACTGTGACGTTTTGGTCGTTAGAACTGAACAAATCCCTGAAACATTCCAACCGAAAGTGGCTACAAAAGATTTACTTCAAGATTTTGACATTTAAAGCTTTATAAAAGGCTGAGACATAAATATCTCAGTAATCAAAAAACTTCGAGGTTTTCGTAAGCATTTACGAAAAACCTCGAAGTTTTTCTTTTAATTATATATTTAATGCGATAAGGACAAAACCAACTTCTCATGTTACTTTATTCAGTCCTCAAACCGACATTCGATTGAATCGCCACATAGTCTTTATAAACCCAAAAACAGTTTTTTCTTTCTGGTTTAGAAAACTTTTGGTTCATTTGCGCTTTAAAATACTCTCAACTATCGTTTTTCATGATTTCTTATTTGTTTTTGAATGATACGAAAATGTCTTTTTTAAGTATAACAGTGAGTCATATCATACAAAGTTTTATCATAAAAGGAAGCGCTAAGATGCATTTTGATTAAAAATCATCTTAGCGCTATTTATTTTGGGATTTATATCCCGACCTTTTACTATAATCAATTATTGATTAGGCTATTAAAATATTATAAATTACCAAATTTAACGACGTCACGTGCAATCATAACTTCTTCGTTTGTCGGTATAACAAGTACTTTCACAGGTGAATGTGGGTAGTTGAGTTCTGCTTCTTTACCACGTAATCCTTCGTTTTTACGAGGATCCCAATATACTCCCATAAACTCTAATCCTTCTAGTACACGTGCACGAATGACATCTGAGTTTTCACCTACGCCAGCAGTGAAGATAATAACATCTACACCGTGCATACGCGTCGCATAAGAACCCATATATTTATGAATACGTGAAGCAAAAACTTCTAATGCAAGTTCGGCACGCTTGTTACCATTGCTTGCATCACTTTCAATATCACGTAAATCTGATGAAGTTCCTGTAATACCTAATAAACCTGATTCTTTATTAAGAATATTTAATACTTCATCAGCTGACTTTCCTGTTTTTTCCATAATAAACGGAATTAATGCAGGGTCAATATTACCTGAACGTGTTCCCATTGTGACACCAGCTAATGGAGTGAATCCCATAGAAGTATCTACAGATTCTCCACCATCAATAGCAGCAATTGATGCACCGTTACCAATGTGACAAGAAATCATACGTAATTCCTCAATTGGTTTGCCTAAGATTTCAGCCGCACGTTCTGAAACATACTTATGACTTGTGCCATGGAAACCATATTTACGAATACCATAATCTTTATAGTAATCATAAGGTAAACTATATAAATATGATGATTCAGGCATTGTTTGATGAAATGACGTATCAAAAACAGCTACATGTGGAATATTTGGTAAAAGCTTACGGAATGCAAGAATTCCCATTAAGTTAGCTGGATTGTGTAAAGGCGCTAAGTCTGTTAGCTTTTCGATATCTTCAATCACTTGATCAGTTACTAATGCTGATTCAGGAAAGCGTTCACCACCGTGTACTACACGATGACCTGTTCCATCAATATCATTAATATCGTTAATGATACCATGTTTTTGGAAACTATCTAACATCATATTTACTGCTTCTTCGTGATCTTTGATGTCTTCAACAACTTTGTGTTTTTCACCATTTACTTCAATTGTAAAAATAGAATCTTTTAAACCGATACGTTCGATTAGACCTTTTGTAACTAGATTTTCTTCCGGCATTTCAATTAATTGAAATTTTAATGATGAACTACCTGCGTTAATCGCCAAAATTAACTTTGACATAAGGAATGCCTCCAATGTGTTTTAAATTTATTCAAATCTATTTAACCATTAATACAGTCCAATTTCAAGAGTATTACAGATTAATTTTTAGGATGATTTTGTGACAACCATTCTTTTAATTCTTCTATAAAATTTTGAAAAAGTTGTGGATTTTTAAAGTCTGGTATATTTGCTAATAGAACTTCAACAGGCTTTGTTACTCCTTGCTTTTTACGTTGGAGAATTAAAATAGATTTTTGAGCTTTTTCATTTTTAAATAATGTTTTAGGTAAGTTTAAGAATGCTTGCATTTCTGTTTCTGTTGCAATAAAATTTTCAAGCTGTTTTACATTTTTATCTTCAAACAATTGACTAGGTACAACTAAAAAGACATATCCCGTTGATTTGACTGTCGATATCGCTTGTTCAATGAATAAATAATGCGCATAGCTGTGACCTTCTTCAAAACCTAACATCATTTGTTGACTCCTATCATCATTAGGATAGTAACCAATTGGAAGGTCACCTACCACAACATCAGCCTCTTCAAAAGGAAGTGGCATAATTGCATCTTGTGGATATACATCAAATGGTATTTCTAAAAAGTTAGCTAAATGCACACTTAATCGTGATAATACAGGGTCAACCTCTACTAAATGATGCATTAACGTGACATCTTTCATTACTTCATGAATCGATGCGCTTAAGTGGCCTGCACCACTACCAATATCTGCAATATGCAGAGATTCACTTTCGCTTTGAAATTGAGAAATGAGAAATCCTACAATCAATCCAATCGAGTCAGGGGTAATTTGATGATTAGCTTGAACTTCTTCTTTTTGTAATTGACTTAAATAAGCAAATTGAAATGCTTTACGCCGATCTTGTAGTGTCCCTTGTTCAAGTAATTCACGTTTTGAAGTATAAATATATTCCATGGATAGTCCAAGATTTTCAATAAAACTTTGCCCATTTTCTTCATTTAAACGATTTGTTTTTTCATCAAGCGCTTGAAATAACACTTCCATGGTTGTTTTAGATTCTGTCATATTTGCCTTCCTTTCAATACTATAATCGAAAGCGAAACAGAGGTTAGGACAGAGTGATTGTTCTTTAAGAAACTCATTAAACGACGTTTCAAAAGTAGGATTTTGCTATATCTACACAACTTGACAACATTTTGAAAACTTGTCAAAGAACAACTCTCTTTACGAAAATGGTTCTTTAGCGTTGTTACGTTCGAATCCTAGACACTTTTGTCCTAACCTCATTGTTTTAC from Staphylococcus felis harbors:
- the ald gene encoding alanine dehydrogenase, yielding MKIGIPTEIKNNENRVGLSPSGVHALVEAGHHVYVQKGAGEGSYFEDQDYVEAGAEIISDQAKVWDVDMVIKVKEPLKEEYDFFREDLILFTYLHLANEPELTEALIKNKVIAIAYETVQLPDRSLPLLTPMSEVAGRMSAQIGAQFLQRFNGGLGILLGGIPGVQKGKVTIIGGGQAGTNAAKIALGLGADVTILDVNPKRLQELEDLFDGRVHTIMSNPLNIEEHVKESDLVIGAVLIPGAKAPKLVTEEMVKQMKPGSVLVDIAIDQGGIFETTDKITTHDNPTYVKHDVVHYAVANMPGAVPRTSTIGLNNATLPYALQIANKGYKQALLDNEPLSHGLNVFEGKVTNQAVAEAFDYSYTSVNEVLK
- a CDS encoding acetate kinase, with translation MSKLILAINAGSSSLKFQLIEMPEENLVTKGLIERIGLKDSIFTIEVNGEKHKVVEDIKDHEEAVNMMLDSFQKHGIINDINDIDGTGHRVVHGGERFPESALVTDQVIEDIEKLTDLAPLHNPANLMGILAFRKLLPNIPHVAVFDTSFHQTMPESSYLYSLPYDYYKDYGIRKYGFHGTSHKYVSERAAEILGKPIEELRMISCHIGNGASIAAIDGGESVDTSMGFTPLAGVTMGTRSGNIDPALIPFIMEKTGKSADEVLNILNKESGLLGITGTSSDLRDIESDASNGNKRAELALEVFASRIHKYMGSYATRMHGVDVIIFTAGVGENSDVIRARVLEGLEFMGVYWDPRKNEGLRGKEAELNYPHSPVKVLVIPTNEEVMIARDVVKFGNL
- a CDS encoding universal stress protein → MLMYKNILIAVDGSHEAEWAFNKAVAVAKRNDAKLTIMNVIDSRTYTSFEVYDSKFTEKSKSFAEKLLEGYRKEAEREGLKNVETFLEFGSPKSIIPKKANEGALDIDLIMCGTSGLNAVERFIVGSVSEAIVRHANCDVLVVRTEQIPETFQPKVATKDLLQDFDI
- a CDS encoding class I SAM-dependent methyltransferase; amino-acid sequence: MTESKTTMEVLFQALDEKTNRLNEENGQSFIENLGLSMEYIYTSKRELLEQGTLQDRRKAFQFAYLSQLQKEEVQANHQITPDSIGLIVGFLISQFQSESESLHIADIGSGAGHLSASIHEVMKDVTLMHHLVEVDPVLSRLSVHLANFLEIPFDVYPQDAIMPLPFEEADVVVGDLPIGYYPNDDRSQQMMLGFEEGHSYAHYLFIEQAISTVKSTGYVFLVVPSQLFEDKNVKQLENFIATETEMQAFLNLPKTLFKNEKAQKSILILQRKKQGVTKPVEVLLANIPDFKNPQLFQNFIEELKEWLSQNHPKN